In a single window of the Rhodoferax saidenbachensis genome:
- the glnT gene encoding type III glutamate--ammonia ligase codes for MKTIPQTIDALKSQGIHSILTQFCDIHGVAKGKLVPLEHLQEWVEQGAGFAGPSIWGTGLPRYGARSEYYGRVQLHSLKALPFMPGVAHAVCDGYAGGQPLDTCSRQLLRKQVERLQARGWTLWVGIEPEFFLLEKDAQGQWQVADREDGLDKPSYDLKAIHRNAGFLEDMRAALVALGFELQQIDHEDACGQYEINYRFDDALAAADRYMLFKMTAHAVAHKHGMVFSGMPKPLAGAPGSGLHFHLSIADAQGKAIFSDAAGPLGLSAQGHAFVAGLLHHGDALSALCAPTVNSYKRLATSHSASGTTWSPVWKSYGDNNRTCLVRTVAGRIEWRLPDPSCNVYAAIAGTLAAGLDGVDRAMVPPAPYDEDLYERRAQGGDMPARLPRTLDDAVTALEQDQVLVDAVGTAFCAQFVKLKRLEWDAYSQHVSDWELKAYADAF; via the coding sequence ATGAAAACCATTCCCCAAACGATTGATGCCCTGAAATCGCAGGGCATCCACTCCATCCTGACCCAGTTCTGCGACATCCATGGCGTGGCCAAAGGCAAGCTGGTGCCACTGGAGCATCTGCAGGAGTGGGTGGAGCAGGGCGCCGGGTTTGCCGGCCCCAGCATCTGGGGAACGGGTTTGCCGCGTTATGGTGCCCGCAGCGAGTACTACGGCCGTGTGCAACTGCACTCGCTCAAAGCCTTGCCCTTCATGCCCGGCGTGGCCCATGCCGTGTGCGACGGTTATGCAGGTGGCCAGCCGCTGGACACGTGTTCGCGCCAGCTCCTGCGCAAACAGGTCGAGCGCTTGCAGGCCCGCGGCTGGACGCTGTGGGTCGGCATAGAACCTGAATTTTTCTTGCTGGAAAAGGATGCGCAAGGGCAATGGCAAGTGGCGGACCGTGAAGACGGTCTGGACAAACCCTCTTACGACCTGAAGGCCATTCACCGCAACGCAGGTTTTCTGGAAGACATGCGCGCTGCTCTGGTTGCGTTGGGCTTCGAGTTGCAACAGATCGACCACGAAGACGCATGCGGCCAGTACGAGATCAACTACCGCTTTGACGATGCGCTGGCTGCAGCAGACCGCTACATGCTGTTCAAGATGACGGCGCATGCAGTGGCCCATAAACACGGCATGGTCTTCAGCGGCATGCCCAAACCATTGGCCGGGGCGCCGGGCAGTGGCCTGCACTTTCATCTGAGCATTGCTGATGCGCAAGGCAAAGCCATCTTTTCAGACGCTGCAGGGCCTCTGGGCTTGAGCGCGCAGGGCCATGCGTTTGTGGCCGGATTGCTGCACCACGGCGATGCCTTGAGCGCTCTGTGTGCGCCCACGGTCAATAGTTACAAGCGCCTGGCCACCAGCCACAGCGCGTCGGGCACCACCTGGTCGCCGGTGTGGAAGAGTTATGGCGACAACAACCGCACCTGCCTGGTACGTACGGTGGCGGGCCGCATCGAATGGCGCCTGCCAGACCCTTCGTGCAACGTCTACGCGGCCATTGCGGGCACGCTGGCGGCCGGTCTGGATGGCGTGGACCGTGCGATGGTGCCACCCGCGCCCTATGACGAAGACCTGTATGAGCGGCGCGCGCAGGGCGGTGACATGCCGGCGCGTTTGCCACGCACACTGGATGACGCGGTGACGGCGCTGGAGCAGGACCAGGTGCTGGTGGACGCCGTGGGCACTGCGTTTTGCGCGCAGTTTGTGAAGCTCAAGCGCCTGGAGTGGGATGCCTACAGCCAGCATGTCAGCGACTGGGAACTGAAGGCTTACGCGGACGCTTTTTAG
- the pheS gene encoding phenylalanine--tRNA ligase subunit alpha has protein sequence MNDLQPIVDAAQAAFAQATTPADLENAKAQFLGKSGRMTELMKGMAALSVEEKKTRGAAINLAKQAIEAALNGARQGLADAELAAQLQAEALDVTLPGRQRGQGGLHPVSLAQERIEAIFGSMGFDVAQGPEIEADWFNFTALNTPEDHPARSMHDTFYVEGGSATAPNLLRTHTSPMQIRYAVQHVKKHRAAAGDTGTGPFSGAMPEIRVIAPGRTYRVDSDATHSPMFHQVEGLWVGENISFKDLKSVYLNFITTFFETDELQLRFRPSYFPFTEPSAEIDIMFETGPLKGRWLEVSGSGQVHPQVIRNMGLDPERYIGFAFGSGIDRLAMLRYGVNDLRLFFDGDIRFLSQFQ, from the coding sequence ATGAACGACCTCCAGCCCATCGTCGACGCCGCCCAGGCCGCATTTGCACAGGCCACAACGCCTGCAGACCTGGAAAACGCCAAGGCCCAGTTTCTGGGCAAGTCCGGGCGCATGACCGAGCTGATGAAGGGCATGGCCGCCCTGAGTGTGGAAGAAAAGAAGACCCGCGGCGCCGCGATCAACCTCGCCAAACAGGCGATTGAAGCGGCCCTGAATGGCGCGCGCCAGGGGCTCGCCGATGCCGAACTCGCTGCCCAACTCCAGGCCGAGGCGCTGGACGTGACATTGCCTGGCCGCCAGCGCGGGCAGGGCGGTTTGCACCCTGTATCCCTCGCACAGGAGCGAATCGAAGCCATCTTTGGATCGATGGGCTTTGATGTGGCCCAAGGCCCCGAGATCGAAGCCGACTGGTTCAACTTCACCGCGCTCAACACGCCGGAAGACCACCCCGCACGTTCGATGCACGACACCTTCTATGTCGAAGGCGGCTCGGCCACAGCGCCCAATCTGCTGCGCACGCACACCAGCCCAATGCAGATCCGCTACGCCGTGCAGCACGTCAAGAAACATCGCGCTGCCGCTGGCGACACCGGCACCGGCCCGTTCAGCGGTGCGATGCCCGAGATTCGCGTGATCGCGCCAGGCCGTACCTACCGCGTGGACAGCGATGCGACGCACTCACCGATGTTCCACCAGGTCGAAGGCCTGTGGGTTGGCGAGAACATCAGCTTCAAGGATTTGAAGTCGGTTTACCTGAACTTCATCACCACGTTCTTTGAAACGGACGAATTGCAATTGCGTTTCCGTCCCAGCTACTTTCCGTTCACGGAGCCCAGTGCCGAGATCGACATCATGTTCGAAACAGGCCCTCTCAAAGGCCGCTGGCTGGAAGTCTCCGGCTCTGGCCAGGTGCACCCGCAAGTGATCCGCAATATGGGCTTGGACCCCGAGCGCTACATCGGCTTTGCCTTTGGCTCCGGCATCGATCGCCTGGCCATGCTGCGCTATGGCGTGAACGATCTGCGCCTGTTCTTTGATGGCGACATTCGCTTCTTGTCGCAATTCCAATGA
- the rpmI gene encoding 50S ribosomal protein L35: MPKMKTKSAAKKRFRVRPGGTVKRGQAFKRHILTKKTTKNKRHLRGAVTVHPTNMGHMAQMLPGRGI; the protein is encoded by the coding sequence ATGCCCAAAATGAAGACCAAGAGCGCGGCGAAGAAACGCTTCCGCGTCCGTCCAGGTGGAACCGTCAAGCGCGGCCAAGCCTTCAAACGTCACATCTTGACCAAGAAGACCACCAAAAATAAACGCCATCTGCGTGGTGCAGTAACTGTCCATCCGACCAATATGGGTCATATGGCACAGATGCTCCCAGGCCGTGGTATTTAA
- the infC gene encoding translation initiation factor IF-3 encodes MATEFRDRRQREERKHRLNREIMAPEVRLSGPENEPLGVVSLMEALRMAGELDVDLVEIAATANPPVCRLMDYGKFKYQEQKKAAEAKAKQTVIEIKEIKFRPGTDDGDYNIKMRNIKRFLAEGDKCKITLRFRGREITHQEIGLAMLQRMRDELGDTIIVEQFPKLEGRQMIMMIAPGRKKPGAVAKPAAETQSAT; translated from the coding sequence ATCGCTACTGAATTTCGTGACCGCCGTCAGCGCGAAGAACGCAAACACCGTTTGAACCGTGAAATCATGGCCCCTGAGGTCCGCCTCTCGGGTCCAGAAAACGAGCCTCTTGGTGTCGTCAGCCTGATGGAAGCCCTGCGCATGGCAGGCGAGCTGGATGTGGATCTGGTTGAAATTGCTGCTACGGCGAATCCGCCGGTCTGTCGTTTGATGGATTACGGCAAGTTCAAGTACCAGGAACAGAAGAAAGCCGCGGAAGCGAAAGCCAAGCAGACGGTGATCGAAATCAAGGAAATCAAGTTCCGCCCGGGTACGGATGACGGCGACTACAACATCAAGATGCGCAATATCAAGCGTTTCTTGGCCGAAGGCGACAAGTGCAAGATCACTTTGCGTTTCCGGGGTCGCGAAATCACCCATCAGGAAATTGGTCTGGCGATGTTGCAGCGTATGCGCGACGAGTTGGGTGACACGATCATTGTTGAGCAGTTCCCCAAGTTGGAAGGCCGCCAGATGATCATGATGATTGCCCCAGGCCGCAAGAAGCCAGGTGCAGTTGCCAAGCCGGCAGCGGAAACGCAGTCGGCAACGTAA
- a CDS encoding integration host factor subunit alpha: protein MDFSVESLETPALTKAQLADLLFEQIGLNKRESKDMIDAFFDLIAASLVDGTDVKISGFGNFQIRTKAPRPGRNPRTGEAIPIQARRVVTFHASHKLKEQIQDEGKTPSAV, encoded by the coding sequence ATGGATTTTTCTGTTGAAAGCCTGGAAACCCCGGCGTTGACTAAAGCACAACTGGCGGATCTGCTGTTTGAGCAAATCGGCTTGAACAAGCGCGAGTCCAAGGACATGATCGACGCCTTTTTTGACCTTATCGCCGCCAGCCTGGTGGACGGTACCGACGTCAAGATTTCCGGCTTTGGCAACTTCCAGATCCGCACCAAGGCCCCCCGCCCGGGCCGTAATCCCCGCACGGGTGAGGCGATTCCGATCCAGGCGCGCCGGGTGGTGACCTTCCACGCCAGCCATAAGCTCAAAGAGCAAATCCAGGACGAAGGCAAAACGCCTAGCGCGGTTTAG
- the pheT gene encoding phenylalanine--tRNA ligase subunit beta, translating into MQFPESWLRAFCNPPISTTVLAETLTMAGLEVEELKPVAPPFTQIVVGEIKTAEQHPNADRLRVCTVDVGQPELLNIVCGAPNARIGIRVPCALVGAELPPGEDGKPFLIKVGKLRGVESQGMLCSAKELQLADDHGGLLELAADAPLGQNIREHLNLDDTLITLKLTPNLAHCLSVYGVAREVSALTGAPLITPAITPVAVTNQDKVPVQISAPDLCGRFSGRVVRNVNTKAKTPQWMVDRLARCGQRSVTALVDISNYVMFELGRPSHIFDLDKIHGTLDVRWGKAGEELKLLNGNTVTVDDKVGVIADDVQVESLAGIMGGDATAVSDDTKHVYVEAAFWWPKSIAGRSRRYNFSTDAGHRFERGVDPSLTVEHIERITQLILEICGTPESTCGAIDDLQPNVPNPAPVSLRVARAAKVIGMPVTQAQCVDVLQRLGLPLTQTDGVITVTPPAYRFDIQIEEDLIEEVVRIVGYNNLPNTPPLAPISAKVRTESQRSPFAVRRALAALGYQETINYSFVEDRWEHELAGNPNPIKLMNPIASQMNVMRTSLLGSLLQVLKFNQARKAPRVRVFEIGRVFLRDASVPESDSTVQGFDQPMRIAALSSGSANAQQWGHKEQGVDFFDAKGDVEALLAPLKAEFRPGKHPAMHPGRCAQVLLGGKVIGHVGELHPKWRQGYELPQAPMLFELELEPVLARQLPEFAPVAKFQAVQRDIAVVVADDVTYAGLMAAVWAAPTAGLLRDAQLFDVYRPKLAKDAVAEAGATDRSLAVRLTLNSEDGTLNDEQIEAAVKAVVDQLQSAVGARQRV; encoded by the coding sequence ATGCAATTCCCTGAATCCTGGCTCCGTGCCTTCTGCAATCCCCCAATCTCGACCACGGTGTTGGCCGAGACCCTCACCATGGCTGGTCTGGAAGTGGAGGAGCTCAAGCCTGTAGCACCCCCGTTCACCCAGATCGTGGTCGGCGAAATCAAGACCGCCGAGCAACACCCCAATGCCGACCGCCTGCGCGTCTGCACGGTCGATGTCGGCCAGCCTGAACTGCTGAACATCGTCTGCGGCGCACCCAATGCCCGCATTGGCATTCGTGTTCCTTGCGCGCTGGTAGGCGCCGAGTTGCCTCCGGGCGAAGACGGCAAGCCTTTTCTGATCAAGGTTGGCAAGCTGCGCGGCGTGGAAAGCCAGGGCATGTTGTGTTCGGCGAAGGAACTGCAACTGGCAGATGACCACGGAGGCCTGCTGGAGTTGGCTGCGGATGCGCCTTTGGGCCAAAACATCCGCGAACACCTGAACCTGGACGACACGCTCATCACGCTCAAGCTCACGCCCAATCTGGCGCATTGCCTGAGCGTCTATGGCGTGGCCCGTGAAGTGTCTGCGTTGACCGGCGCGCCGCTGATCACGCCAGCCATCACGCCAGTTGCGGTGACCAATCAGGACAAAGTGCCAGTGCAGATCAGCGCGCCCGATCTGTGTGGCCGTTTCTCCGGCCGCGTGGTGCGCAACGTCAACACCAAGGCCAAGACACCGCAGTGGATGGTGGATCGCCTGGCGCGCTGCGGGCAGCGCAGTGTGACAGCGTTGGTGGACATCTCCAACTACGTGATGTTTGAGCTGGGCCGCCCAAGCCACATCTTCGATCTGGACAAAATCCACGGCACGCTGGACGTGCGCTGGGGCAAGGCAGGCGAAGAACTCAAACTGCTCAATGGCAATACCGTCACGGTGGACGACAAGGTTGGCGTGATCGCTGACGACGTGCAAGTCGAATCGCTCGCAGGCATCATGGGCGGCGACGCCACGGCTGTCTCCGATGACACGAAACACGTGTACGTCGAAGCCGCGTTCTGGTGGCCTAAGTCCATCGCGGGCCGTTCGCGCCGCTACAACTTCTCTACCGATGCTGGCCACCGCTTCGAGCGCGGTGTGGACCCGAGCCTGACGGTCGAGCACATTGAACGCATCACTCAGTTGATTCTGGAGATCTGCGGAACGCCCGAGTCCACCTGCGGCGCTATCGACGACCTGCAACCCAATGTACCGAACCCCGCTCCCGTGAGCCTGCGCGTGGCCCGCGCTGCCAAGGTGATCGGCATGCCAGTCACGCAAGCGCAGTGCGTGGACGTATTGCAACGCCTCGGCTTGCCTTTGACGCAAACCGATGGTGTCATCACCGTCACGCCGCCCGCCTACCGTTTTGACATCCAGATCGAAGAAGACCTGATTGAAGAGGTAGTGCGCATCGTCGGCTACAACAACCTGCCGAACACACCGCCGCTGGCGCCCATTTCGGCCAAGGTGCGTACCGAGTCGCAACGCAGCCCGTTTGCCGTGCGCCGTGCGCTGGCCGCGCTGGGTTACCAGGAAACCATCAACTACAGCTTTGTCGAAGACCGCTGGGAGCATGAGCTGGCGGGCAATCCCAATCCGATCAAGCTGATGAACCCGATTGCAAGTCAGATGAACGTGATGCGCACGTCGTTGCTGGGTTCCTTGCTACAAGTTTTGAAGTTCAACCAAGCCCGCAAGGCACCGCGCGTGCGCGTGTTCGAGATCGGCCGCGTGTTCCTGCGTGATGCTTCAGTACCGGAATCTGACAGCACCGTGCAGGGGTTCGATCAGCCGATGCGTATCGCTGCGCTGTCCAGCGGCAGCGCGAATGCGCAGCAGTGGGGCCACAAGGAGCAGGGCGTTGATTTCTTTGACGCCAAGGGCGATGTTGAAGCGCTGCTGGCCCCGTTGAAGGCAGAGTTCAGGCCCGGCAAGCACCCTGCGATGCATCCTGGCCGTTGCGCCCAGGTGCTGCTGGGCGGCAAGGTGATTGGCCATGTCGGCGAACTGCACCCCAAATGGCGCCAAGGCTACGAGTTGCCGCAAGCGCCCATGTTGTTTGAGCTAGAGCTGGAGCCTGTACTGGCCCGCCAGTTGCCCGAGTTTGCGCCGGTGGCCAAGTTCCAGGCGGTACAGCGCGACATTGCTGTCGTGGTGGCCGATGACGTGACCTATGCCGGTCTGATGGCTGCCGTGTGGGCTGCGCCTACCGCTGGCTTGTTGCGCGATGCCCAGTTGTTTGACGTCTACCGTCCCAAGCTGGCCAAGGATGCCGTGGCGGAAGCTGGCGCGACCGACCGCAGCTTGGCAGTGCGCCTGACGCTCAATAGCGAAGACGGTACGCTCAATGATGAGCAGATTGAAGCGGCGGTGAAAGCCGTGGTGGACCAGTTGCAGTCGGCTGTTGGCGCGCGCCAGCGGGTTTGA
- the aceA gene encoding isocitrate lyase has product MPQSITEQLSREQQIAALEKDWATNPRWKGVKRGYSAADVVRLRGSLPIEHTLAKRGAETLWAKINGGSKKGYVNAFGAISAGQAMQQAKAGLEAVYLSGWQVAADGNTSETMYPDQSLYAYDSVPTMVRRINNTFKRADEIQWGRGINPGDKEFIDYFLPIVADAEAGFGGVLNAFELMKNMIQSGAAGVHFEDQLAAVKKCGHMGGKVLVPTTEACEKLISARFAADVMGVSTIVLARTDAEAANLITSDHDANDKPFLTGERTQEGFYRVKNGLEQAISRGVAYAPYADLVWCETGVPDIGFAREFAQAVHAACPGKLLSYNCSPSFNWKKNLNDTQIASFQEDLSALGYKYQFITLAGIHINWFNTFQFAHAYANGEGMKHYVNMVQEPEFAARDKGYTFVSHQQEVGAGYFDDVTTVIQGGSSSVKALTGSTEEEQFH; this is encoded by the coding sequence ATGCCGCAATCGATTACCGAACAACTGAGCCGCGAACAACAAATCGCCGCCCTCGAAAAAGACTGGGCCACCAACCCCCGCTGGAAGGGTGTCAAGCGCGGTTACTCCGCTGCGGACGTGGTGCGCTTGCGCGGTAGCCTGCCGATTGAGCACACTCTCGCCAAGCGCGGTGCTGAAACCCTGTGGGCCAAGATCAACGGCGGCTCCAAGAAGGGTTACGTCAATGCTTTCGGCGCCATCTCCGCCGGTCAAGCCATGCAACAGGCCAAGGCTGGCCTGGAAGCTGTGTACCTGTCGGGCTGGCAAGTTGCTGCCGACGGCAACACGTCTGAGACCATGTACCCCGACCAGTCGCTGTACGCCTACGACTCGGTGCCCACCATGGTGCGCCGCATCAACAACACCTTCAAGCGCGCGGACGAAATCCAGTGGGGCCGTGGCATCAACCCCGGTGACAAGGAATTCATCGACTACTTCCTGCCTATCGTGGCCGATGCAGAAGCCGGTTTCGGCGGCGTGCTGAATGCGTTCGAACTGATGAAGAACATGATCCAGTCGGGTGCTGCTGGCGTTCACTTTGAAGACCAACTGGCTGCCGTGAAGAAGTGCGGTCACATGGGCGGCAAGGTGCTCGTGCCGACCACCGAAGCCTGCGAAAAGCTGATCTCCGCACGTTTTGCGGCCGACGTGATGGGTGTGTCCACCATCGTTCTGGCCCGTACCGATGCAGAGGCTGCCAACCTGATCACGTCGGACCACGATGCCAACGACAAGCCTTTCCTGACCGGCGAGCGCACCCAAGAAGGCTTCTACCGCGTCAAGAACGGTCTGGAACAAGCCATCAGCCGTGGTGTTGCTTACGCTCCCTACGCCGATCTGGTGTGGTGCGAAACTGGCGTGCCAGACATTGGCTTTGCCCGCGAATTCGCACAAGCCGTGCACGCTGCCTGCCCTGGCAAGTTGCTGTCGTACAACTGCTCGCCTTCCTTCAACTGGAAGAAGAACCTCAACGACACACAGATCGCTTCCTTCCAGGAAGACCTGTCCGCGCTGGGCTACAAGTACCAGTTCATTACACTGGCCGGTATCCACATCAATTGGTTCAACACATTCCAGTTCGCCCACGCTTACGCCAACGGCGAAGGCATGAAGCACTACGTCAACATGGTGCAAGAGCCTGAGTTCGCAGCACGTGACAAGGGTTACACCTTCGTGTCGCACCAGCAGGAAGTCGGCGCTGGTTACTTCGACGACGTGACCACCGTGATCCAGGGCGGCTCTTCCTCCGTGAAGGCGCTGACCGGTTCCACCGAAGAAGAACAGTTCCACTAA
- the rplT gene encoding 50S ribosomal protein L20, whose protein sequence is MPRVKRGVTARARHKKVLALAKGFRGRRGNVFRVAKEAVMKAGQYAYRDRRTKKRVFRQLWIARINAAARQCGMTYSQFANGIKKAGIEIDRKVLSDIAIHDMAAFAGIVEQVKAKLAA, encoded by the coding sequence ATGCCTCGCGTCAAACGTGGTGTAACGGCTCGCGCCCGCCACAAAAAAGTTCTGGCCCTTGCAAAAGGTTTTCGCGGTCGCCGCGGTAATGTCTTCCGCGTCGCTAAAGAAGCGGTAATGAAGGCTGGGCAATATGCCTACCGTGACCGTCGTACGAAGAAACGTGTGTTCCGCCAATTGTGGATCGCCCGTATCAATGCTGCTGCACGTCAGTGCGGCATGACGTATAGCCAGTTTGCCAATGGCATCAAGAAGGCTGGTATCGAGATCGACCGTAAGGTTCTGTCCGATATCGCTATTCATGACATGGCAGCTTTTGCTGGCATCGTGGAGCAAGTCAAGGCCAAGCTGGCTGCTTGA
- the thrS gene encoding threonine--tRNA ligase, translated as MINITLPDGSKREFPGPVTVAEVAASIGAGLAKAALAGKVDGKVVDTSFQMQADSALSIITAKDADGLEVIRHSTAHLLAYAVKELFPDAQVTIGPVIEHGFFYDFSYKRPFTPEDLTAIEKKMTQLAALDEPVSRRVLPRDEAVAYFKSLGEHYKAEIIESIPADQDVSLYREGKFEDLCRGPHVPSTGKLKHFKLMKVAGAYWRGDHKNEMLQRIYGTAWATKDELQQHLTMLEEAEKRDHRKLGRELDLFHIDEHSPGTVFWHPKGWTLWQGVEQYMRKVYQDNGYQEVKGPQIIDKSLWEKTGHWDKYRENMFTTESEKRDYALKPMNCPGHILIYKQGLKSYRDLPLRFGEFGACHRNEPSGGLHGIMRVRAFTQDDGHIFCTEDQIQGEVIAFTTLLQKVYKDFGFTNIIYKLSTRPEKRIGTEESWDRAEAALAEGLRASGCDFEYLPGEGAFYGPKIEYTLKDALGRPWQCGTIQVDPNMPERLDADFVGEDGARHRPIMLHRAIVGSLERFIGILIEESAGALPAWLAPVQVAVLNITDAQADYCRSVAKTLQNQGLRVNLDLRNEKITYKIREHSMQKLPYLIVIGDKEMAAGAVAVRARGGQDLGAMPLEAFIQRITSDIANKSAA; from the coding sequence ATGATCAACATCACGCTCCCCGACGGCTCCAAACGCGAATTTCCTGGTCCGGTCACTGTGGCCGAAGTCGCCGCCTCGATTGGCGCTGGCTTGGCCAAGGCGGCCCTGGCTGGCAAGGTCGACGGCAAAGTCGTGGATACCAGCTTCCAGATGCAAGCCGACAGCGCGCTGTCCATCATTACCGCCAAGGACGCCGATGGCCTGGAGGTTATTCGCCACTCTACAGCCCACTTGCTAGCGTACGCGGTCAAGGAACTGTTCCCTGATGCGCAGGTGACGATCGGCCCGGTCATTGAGCATGGTTTCTTCTACGACTTCTCCTACAAGCGCCCATTTACGCCCGAAGACTTGACCGCTATCGAAAAGAAGATGACGCAATTGGCGGCTCTGGATGAGCCCGTCTCCCGCCGCGTGTTGCCACGTGACGAAGCCGTTGCCTATTTCAAGAGCCTGGGTGAGCACTACAAGGCTGAAATCATTGAGAGCATCCCGGCGGATCAAGACGTCTCGCTGTACCGCGAAGGCAAATTCGAAGACCTGTGCCGCGGCCCGCACGTGCCCAGCACTGGCAAGCTCAAGCATTTCAAGTTGATGAAGGTGGCCGGCGCCTACTGGCGCGGCGACCACAAGAACGAAATGCTGCAACGCATTTACGGTACAGCCTGGGCGACCAAGGATGAGCTGCAACAGCATTTGACAATGCTCGAAGAAGCCGAAAAGCGCGACCACCGCAAGCTGGGCCGTGAGCTGGACCTGTTTCATATCGACGAACACTCCCCCGGTACCGTGTTCTGGCACCCCAAGGGCTGGACGCTGTGGCAGGGCGTGGAGCAGTACATGCGCAAGGTCTACCAGGACAACGGTTACCAAGAGGTCAAAGGCCCGCAGATCATTGACAAGAGCCTGTGGGAAAAGACCGGCCACTGGGACAAGTACCGCGAAAACATGTTCACCACCGAGAGCGAAAAGCGCGACTACGCCTTGAAGCCCATGAACTGCCCCGGCCACATCCTGATCTACAAACAGGGACTGAAGAGCTACCGCGACCTGCCGCTGCGTTTTGGTGAGTTTGGCGCCTGTCACCGCAATGAACCTTCAGGTGGCCTGCACGGCATCATGCGCGTGCGTGCCTTCACGCAGGACGATGGCCACATCTTCTGTACCGAAGACCAGATCCAGGGTGAGGTGATTGCTTTCACAACCTTGCTGCAAAAGGTCTACAAGGATTTTGGCTTCACCAACATCATCTACAAGCTGTCCACACGCCCTGAAAAGCGCATCGGCACGGAAGAGAGCTGGGACCGTGCCGAAGCCGCTTTGGCCGAGGGCCTGCGTGCTTCCGGCTGCGACTTTGAGTATTTACCGGGCGAGGGTGCGTTTTACGGTCCCAAGATCGAATACACGCTCAAAGACGCGCTGGGTCGCCCTTGGCAGTGCGGCACGATCCAGGTCGACCCGAACATGCCGGAGCGTCTGGATGCCGATTTTGTAGGCGAGGACGGTGCCCGCCATCGCCCGATCATGCTGCACCGTGCCATCGTTGGCAGTCTGGAGCGTTTCATCGGTATCCTGATCGAAGAGAGTGCCGGAGCCCTGCCAGCCTGGCTGGCGCCGGTGCAGGTGGCGGTGCTCAATATCACCGATGCGCAGGCCGATTACTGTCGTTCCGTGGCCAAAACGCTGCAAAATCAAGGGCTTAGGGTCAATTTAGACCTGCGCAACGAGAAGATTACGTATAAAATACGGGAGCATTCGATGCAAAAGCTGCCCTATTTGATCGTCATAGGCGACAAAGAGATGGCAGCCGGCGCTGTTGCAGTGCGCGCCCGGGGTGGTCAAGACCTCGGTGCAATGCCTCTGGAGGCCTTTATTCAAAGGATCACCAGCGACATTGCCAACAAATCAGCGGCTTGA
- a CDS encoding MerR family transcriptional regulator, which yields MEKTLPPIPAKRYFTIGEVGDLCGVKPHVLRYWEQEFTQLRPMKRRGNRRYYQHHEVLMIRRIRDLLYDQGFTISGARNKMQELLQSERDKKRNGEVMLDGVEVLEVDDVDLEDFEDSEPVDAGDTASAQLLLLRRELFEIRELLTAAY from the coding sequence ATGGAGAAAACTCTCCCCCCCATTCCAGCCAAACGCTACTTCACCATCGGTGAGGTCGGTGATTTATGTGGTGTCAAACCCCACGTGCTACGGTATTGGGAGCAGGAATTCACGCAACTGCGCCCTATGAAGCGGCGTGGCAATCGGCGCTACTATCAGCACCATGAAGTACTGATGATCCGCAGAATCCGCGATTTGCTCTACGACCAGGGTTTCACCATCAGCGGCGCGCGTAACAAGATGCAGGAACTGCTGCAAAGCGAACGTGACAAGAAGCGCAACGGCGAGGTCATGCTCGATGGCGTCGAAGTGCTGGAAGTCGACGACGTGGACCTGGAAGACTTCGAAGACAGCGAGCCGGTGGATGCCGGTGATACCGCTTCTGCACAACTATTGCTACTGCGTCGCGAACTATTTGAAATTCGCGAATTGTTGACAGCAGCCTACTGA